GATTGGGTACACATTAGAAACGAAGGAGGCTGTCGGAGAGCATTATTTAGGCTCCTCACTAGATTTGACAGTGAACGGGGAAGCATTTGGATATGCAGGAAGCAGCACCCAAACACAAATTACTCCGACGCTTGCGACCGGAATTGTCGAAATCGACGCAATGAATGGCTTGCCTCAGGAGTTCAAGCTAGGGTTGAGCCTCCAGGGGGAGGACGGCAAGAAGTGGAGCTTCTCCCTACCAATCAGTGAACGTACAGATACGAAACGCATTCCGGTTAATCACAAGCAACAAGCTGGAGGCATTGACCTGACGATTTCGGATGTCACAATGGGTCCAGCAGGGCTGGTTGTGAGCTTCCAGGCAGTAACGGAGGAAATTGGGTATTTATCGAGCTATTTGGAATTCAAGGTGGTTGATGAAAAAGGGAACGAGCTGGGAGCGTACTCAGGCGGCAGCCAAGGTAAAAAGTCCGACGGCAAAGAGTATCTCACGGGTACAAGACGTTTCGACCCAGTGGCAGCGGATGTAAAAGAATTAACGATCACGCCATATATGTCATGGCCTACGAACGGTGGCGGTGTCGAAATCGATGGCAAAGGGAAAGAAACACTGATCCAATCGGCAATCGAGACGATACAAAAGCATGGAAAAAACATCAAGTTCCATACGTTTACCGTTTCCTTGCAAAAATAAAACCGCGCAAAAAAGCGTCCCTCCACGTACAGGAGCGACGCTTTTTTATTTGATCAGGGTAAAAACTAGGATTGCTTTCTCATCGCACCCAGTTCTTCAACGATGGCGGTCATTTCATTGATACCAAACGCCGCTTTTTTCTGCACCATGTTGTACAGGTACAGCAAATCCTCGTAATGAACGAGATCGAAATCCTCCGGGCGCATCACCGCCGTATTCGCCATGTTCAGCTTTGCTTTGATGCCCTCGATAATAACGGC
The window above is part of the Brevibacillus antibioticus genome. Proteins encoded here:
- a CDS encoding DUF4179 domain-containing protein yields the protein MREKIHAYKEQVDRIPVPTEKLDDIITKTVREASPQRKRLNKRKLVYSTGAAVVAVGILFSSATVSPAMANLVSKVPLIGSIFATYGDSGLKQASEKGLTTVIGESQVVGGNAITVNEVYYDGTRFTIGYTLETKEAVGEHYLGSSLDLTVNGEAFGYAGSSTQTQITPTLATGIVEIDAMNGLPQEFKLGLSLQGEDGKKWSFSLPISERTDTKRIPVNHKQQAGGIDLTISDVTMGPAGLVVSFQAVTEEIGYLSSYLEFKVVDEKGNELGAYSGGSQGKKSDGKEYLTGTRRFDPVAADVKELTITPYMSWPTNGGGVEIDGKGKETLIQSAIETIQKHGKNIKFHTFTVSLQK
- a CDS encoding DUF1128 domain-containing protein — encoded protein: MADLNQPTVENLAVIIEGIKAKLNMANTAVMRPEDFDLVHYEDLLYLYNMVQKKAAFGINEMTAIVEELGAMRKQS